The following proteins are encoded in a genomic region of Aquifex aeolicus VF5:
- a CDS encoding bifunctional 3'-5' exonuclease/DNA polymerase, whose amino-acid sequence MDFEYVTGEEGLKKAIKRLENSPYLYLDTETTGDRIRLVQIGDEENTYVIDLYEIQDIEPLRKLINERGIVGHNLKFDLKYLYRYGIFPSATFDTMIASYLLGYERHSLNHIVSNLLGYSMDKSYQTSDWGASVLSDAQLKYAANDVIVLRELFPKMRDMLNELDAERGEELLKTRTAKIFDLKSPVAIVEMAFVREVAKLEINGFPVDVEELTNKLKAVERETQKRIQEFYIKYRVDPLSPKQLASLLTKKFKLNLPKTPKGNVSTDDKALTSYQDVEPVKLVLEIRKLKKIADKLKELKEHLKNGRVYPEFKQIGAVTGRMSSAHPNIQNIHRDMRGIFKAEEGNTFVISDFSQIELRIAAEYVKDPLMLDAFKKGKDMHRYTASVVLGKKEEEITKEERQLAKAINFGLIYGISAKGLAEYAKLGYGVEISLEEAQVLRERFFKNFKAFKEWHDRVKKELKEKGEVKGHTLLGRRFSANTFNDAVNYPIQGTGADLLKLAVLLFDANLQKKGIDAKLVNLVHDEIVVECEKEKAEEVKEILEKSMKTAGKIILKEVPVEVESVINERWTKD is encoded by the coding sequence ATGGATTTTGAATACGTAACGGGAGAAGAGGGATTAAAAAAGGCAATAAAAAGGCTCGAAAATTCTCCATACCTTTACCTGGATACGGAAACCACAGGAGACAGGATAAGGCTCGTACAAATCGGAGACGAAGAAAACACCTACGTTATTGACCTCTACGAAATTCAGGATATAGAACCTCTGAGGAAATTAATAAACGAAAGGGGGATAGTAGGGCACAACCTTAAGTTCGATCTTAAGTACCTCTACAGGTACGGGATATTTCCCTCGGCAACGTTTGACACTATGATAGCGAGCTACCTCCTCGGATACGAGAGACACTCCCTCAATCACATAGTTTCAAACCTACTCGGATATTCCATGGACAAGAGTTATCAGACTTCCGACTGGGGAGCGAGCGTTCTGAGCGACGCTCAGCTCAAGTACGCTGCAAACGACGTTATAGTCCTCAGAGAACTCTTCCCTAAGATGAGGGACATGTTAAACGAGCTAGACGCTGAGAGGGGAGAGGAACTGCTCAAGACTAGAACGGCAAAGATTTTCGATCTGAAGAGTCCCGTAGCAATAGTGGAAATGGCTTTCGTAAGGGAAGTTGCAAAACTCGAGATAAACGGCTTTCCCGTGGACGTAGAAGAGCTAACCAACAAGTTAAAAGCTGTGGAAAGGGAAACCCAGAAGAGGATACAGGAGTTTTACATAAAGTACAGAGTTGACCCTCTCTCTCCGAAACAGCTCGCCTCACTCCTGACGAAGAAGTTTAAACTGAACCTTCCCAAGACTCCTAAAGGGAACGTATCTACAGACGACAAGGCTCTTACTTCCTATCAGGACGTAGAACCCGTAAAACTCGTTCTGGAAATAAGAAAGCTTAAGAAGATCGCGGACAAGTTAAAGGAGTTAAAAGAACACTTGAAGAACGGGAGAGTTTACCCGGAGTTCAAGCAAATAGGAGCTGTAACGGGAAGGATGTCCTCCGCACACCCAAATATCCAGAACATACACAGGGATATGAGAGGAATTTTCAAGGCGGAGGAGGGAAATACTTTCGTCATTTCGGACTTTTCTCAGATAGAGCTCAGGATTGCGGCCGAATACGTAAAGGACCCGCTTATGCTGGACGCCTTCAAAAAGGGAAAGGACATGCACAGGTACACCGCTTCAGTGGTACTCGGAAAGAAAGAGGAAGAAATAACAAAAGAGGAGAGACAGCTCGCAAAAGCTATAAACTTCGGTCTCATATACGGCATTTCCGCTAAAGGGCTTGCAGAATACGCAAAGCTTGGTTACGGCGTTGAAATTTCTTTAGAAGAAGCTCAGGTTTTGAGAGAGAGGTTTTTCAAGAACTTCAAAGCTTTCAAAGAGTGGCACGACAGAGTTAAGAAAGAACTAAAGGAAAAGGGAGAGGTAAAAGGTCATACGCTTCTTGGAAGGAGATTTTCCGCAAATACCTTTAACGACGCTGTAAATTACCCCATACAGGGAACGGGTGCGGACCTACTAAAACTGGCAGTTCTACTTTTTGACGCAAACCTCCAGAAAAAGGGAATAGATGCAAAGCTCGTGAACCTCGTGCACGACGAGATAGTCGTAGAGTGCGAAAAGGAAAAAGCGGAAGAAGTAAAAGAAATACTCGAAAAATCCATGAAAACGGCGGGAAAGATAATACTGAAAGAGGTTCCCGTGGAAGTAGAAAGCGTTATAAACGAAAGGTGGACGAAAGATTAA
- a CDS encoding cupin domain-containing protein has product MILFSPKEIKDIEELVKEREGSVEEIEVIKLNETPNISQFLVFIKTSEVPHYHAEHDLTFTVLKGKGELYLEGEKKKLKEGDWAFIPKGAVHFYRNTSELSVLLAIFSPSYDGKDSVRVEL; this is encoded by the coding sequence ATGATTTTATTCTCTCCTAAGGAGATAAAAGATATTGAAGAGCTTGTAAAGGAAAGGGAAGGAAGTGTAGAGGAAATAGAGGTAATCAAACTGAACGAGACTCCGAACATTTCCCAGTTCCTCGTTTTTATAAAAACCTCAGAAGTTCCCCACTACCATGCGGAGCACGACCTTACGTTCACCGTTCTCAAGGGAAAGGGAGAACTTTACCTTGAGGGTGAAAAAAAGAAACTGAAAGAGGGAGATTGGGCTTTCATACCGAAGGGAGCGGTTCACTTTTATAGGAACACAAGTGAGCTTTCCGTACTCCTTGCCATCTTCTCACCGAGTTACGACGGGAAGGACAGTGTGAGGGTAGAGCTGTGA
- a CDS encoding energy transducer TonB family protein translates to MVKVSAENFLYFAISVLVNLLFLKILYIYLFLPNISPPQAFTPLSVKIEEIKAPPKKPGKPQKKVVKKKPEAVSVSQAPEKGDVPVEVKEEKEVSLLPELEKKIKERLKKRKEVKQIGEISAVVSKQKVEIRLGSRKLVHVPPPPVFHVKEYPSLVRIKIWVNPEGRVIRAIIIQRSGVTEVDEGLLRFTKKLKFEPIEVPEVQEGVITFTFST, encoded by the coding sequence ATGGTAAAAGTATCCGCAGAAAACTTCCTTTACTTTGCCATTTCAGTTCTCGTAAACCTGCTCTTTCTGAAAATTCTCTACATCTACTTATTCCTTCCGAATATAAGCCCGCCTCAAGCTTTTACGCCCCTGAGTGTGAAGATAGAGGAAATAAAGGCTCCGCCAAAGAAGCCGGGAAAGCCGCAGAAAAAAGTGGTGAAAAAGAAGCCCGAGGCTGTATCAGTCTCTCAGGCTCCCGAAAAGGGGGATGTGCCCGTAGAAGTGAAGGAAGAAAAGGAAGTTTCACTCCTTCCCGAACTTGAAAAGAAGATCAAGGAAAGACTGAAGAAGAGAAAAGAGGTAAAACAAATAGGAGAGATTTCCGCGGTAGTTTCGAAGCAGAAAGTGGAAATAAGACTGGGAAGCAGGAAGCTCGTTCACGTACCTCCGCCCCCCGTTTTTCACGTAAAGGAATACCCATCTCTCGTTCGCATAAAGATATGGGTAAATCCGGAAGGGAGAGTGATAAGGGCTATTATTATCCAGAGGAGCGGTGTAACGGAAGTTGACGAAGGACTTTTGAGATTTACGAAAAAACTGAAGTTTGAACCTATTGAAGTTCCCGAAGTTCAGGAAGGTGTGATAACCTTTACTTTTTCCACTTAA
- the hisIE gene encoding bifunctional phosphoribosyl-AMP cyclohydrolase/phosphoribosyl-ATP diphosphatase HisIE — protein sequence MLKLKFNEEGLIPVIAQDYRTGEVRMLAYANEEAIKKTLETGYAHYYSRSRKKIWKKGETSGELQKVIEVRVDCDEDALIYVIEQEKDRACHTGERNCFFRDIEGNKVEKPLPFEVLPRLQDVIREKIERKEENSYTAKLVSQGKERVFQKFGEEAVETLIALMKGEKEEVIYESADMLYTFLVSLSVSGIDIKEVMEELIRRFK from the coding sequence ATGCTTAAACTCAAGTTCAACGAAGAAGGACTCATTCCCGTAATCGCTCAGGACTACAGAACGGGCGAAGTAAGAATGCTCGCCTACGCAAACGAAGAAGCTATAAAAAAGACTCTGGAGACGGGATACGCCCATTATTACTCAAGGAGCAGGAAAAAGATATGGAAAAAAGGGGAGACCTCGGGAGAACTCCAGAAGGTAATTGAAGTAAGAGTGGACTGCGACGAAGATGCACTAATCTACGTAATAGAGCAAGAAAAGGACAGGGCATGTCACACGGGTGAGAGAAACTGCTTCTTCAGAGACATAGAAGGAAACAAAGTGGAAAAACCACTTCCCTTTGAAGTACTTCCCAGATTACAGGACGTGATAAGGGAAAAAATAGAAAGAAAGGAAGAAAACTCTTACACTGCAAAGTTGGTAAGCCAAGGGAAGGAAAGAGTGTTCCAGAAGTTCGGAGAAGAAGCCGTGGAAACCCTGATAGCCTTAATGAAAGGAGAAAAGGAAGAGGTGATATACGAGAGTGCGGATATGCTGTACACCTTTCTCGTATCCCTGAGCGTAAGCGGGATAGACATAAAGGAGGTGATGGAGGAACTCATAAGACGCTTTAAGTGA
- the panB gene encoding 3-methyl-2-oxobutanoate hydroxymethyltransferase — translation MAINLQTLFKKKREGKKITMVSTYDYWSAKLCDEVGIDCILVGDSLGTVVKGEGDTLSVTLEEIIYHTKCVMRGVKNAFVIADMPFMSYQVSMEKAVENCGRVIKETKAKAVKLEGGEEIAELVYKLTRIGIPVVGHVGFTPQHINVFGKPKVVGKKKEEEEKLRRDFRALEEAGAFMIVLESVPTHLAKELWKGSNSIVIGIGAGKYVDGQVLVFHDIVGLFEDFKPKFVRRYLEGAKLVKEALKNFKIDVEGGNFPSEEESYG, via the coding sequence ATGGCGATAAACCTCCAGACTCTCTTCAAGAAGAAGAGAGAAGGGAAAAAGATTACCATGGTTTCTACCTACGATTACTGGAGTGCCAAACTCTGCGACGAGGTCGGGATAGACTGCATACTCGTCGGAGACTCCCTCGGAACTGTCGTAAAAGGTGAAGGGGATACGCTTTCAGTTACCTTGGAAGAAATCATTTATCACACAAAGTGCGTTATGAGAGGAGTAAAAAACGCCTTCGTTATAGCGGACATGCCCTTTATGAGTTATCAGGTTTCTATGGAAAAGGCGGTGGAAAACTGCGGAAGGGTTATAAAAGAGACTAAGGCAAAGGCTGTAAAGCTTGAGGGCGGGGAGGAGATAGCGGAGCTCGTGTACAAATTAACGAGAATAGGAATACCTGTGGTGGGTCACGTTGGCTTTACACCCCAGCACATAAACGTCTTTGGAAAACCGAAGGTTGTGGGAAAGAAAAAAGAAGAGGAGGAAAAACTAAGGAGAGATTTCAGAGCTCTGGAAGAGGCGGGAGCTTTTATGATCGTTCTTGAAAGCGTTCCCACACACTTGGCGAAAGAACTCTGGAAAGGTTCAAACTCTATAGTTATAGGAATAGGTGCGGGAAAGTACGTTGACGGACAAGTGCTCGTTTTTCACGATATAGTCGGTCTTTTTGAGGACTTTAAACCAAAGTTTGTGAGAAGGTACCTTGAAGGAGCTAAATTGGTAAAGGAAGCCCTTAAAAATTTTAAAATTGACGTGGAAGGGGGCAATTTCCCTTCGGAAGAGGAAAGTTATGGATAA
- a CDS encoding methylthioribulose 1-phosphate dehydratase translates to MNVELFKKFSEKVEEIIEAGRILHSRGWVPATSGNISAKVSEEYIAITASGKHKGKLTPEDILLIDYEGRPVGGGKPSAETLLHTTVYKLFPEVNAVVHTHSPNATVISIVEKKDFVELEDYELLKAFPDIHTHEVKIKIPIFPNEQNIPLLAKEVENYFKTSEDKYGFLIRGHGLYTWGRSMEEALIHTEALEFIFECELKLLSFHS, encoded by the coding sequence GTGAACGTGGAACTCTTTAAGAAGTTTTCCGAAAAGGTAGAAGAAATTATAGAAGCCGGCAGGATTTTGCACTCAAGGGGATGGGTTCCCGCAACGAGCGGAAATATATCCGCAAAAGTAAGCGAGGAGTACATAGCGATAACAGCCTCAGGTAAGCACAAAGGTAAGTTAACTCCCGAGGACATACTCCTTATAGATTACGAGGGAAGACCGGTTGGAGGAGGAAAGCCCTCCGCGGAAACGCTCCTTCACACCACCGTTTACAAGCTCTTTCCCGAGGTGAACGCCGTTGTTCACACCCACTCTCCGAACGCTACCGTGATTTCCATCGTTGAAAAAAAAGACTTTGTAGAGCTTGAAGACTACGAACTCCTGAAGGCTTTTCCGGATATACACACCCACGAAGTGAAGATTAAAATTCCCATATTTCCGAACGAACAGAATATTCCTCTTCTTGCAAAAGAAGTTGAAAACTACTTCAAAACCTCAGAAGACAAGTACGGTTTTCTAATAAGGGGGCACGGACTATACACCTGGGGAAGGAGTATGGAAGAAGCCCTAATCCACACCGAGGCCCTTGAGTTTATCTTCGAATGTGAACTTAAACTCCTTTCTTTTCATTCTTAG
- a CDS encoding GspE/PulE family protein has product MDKERIEKLLTLFAKAGYIKDGDIKKVLSEIQKDEDPIEALIRLGLITEDQLTEFFKQHIPSRVVEEINTSEIPAEVLNIVPRNLIEKYKVIPFKVENNKLFIYTFDPYNQDMLNELRFITKMHVIPFYAPPSVINKALDELFPKVTEILEEIPAEEIVIEKVDEEVSLDEALKSADAAPVVKLANLIIYEAVRRDASDIHIEPQEKVLRVRFRIDGVLRIFKEFPPVIKDGLITRIKIMANMDISERRKPQDGRIRVNVSGKKIDLRVNTVPTVYGEKVVMRIQEAEKYLKVKLEDLGFEPDDLEKYRRAIWKPWGMILVSGPTGSGKTTTLYASLMERNTPDVNIMTVEDPVEVSIPGINQVQVNEKIGLTFANVLRAFLRQDPDIILVGEIRDSETAEIAIRASLTGHLVFSTVHANDAPTTVTRLVDMGIESFLVGSSLILVVAQRLIRKLCPKCKEKADIPKDVLLRIGVIEDPSEEVVIYKAHEGGCEYCNYTGYKGRTAVHEILEVDDDIKELIIRGATHDVIRKKAIEKGMRTLYKNGLLKVKRGITSIEEVNRVLAV; this is encoded by the coding sequence ATGGATAAGGAGAGGATAGAAAAACTCCTCACTTTATTCGCAAAGGCGGGCTATATAAAAGACGGCGACATCAAAAAGGTACTGTCAGAAATACAAAAGGACGAAGATCCTATAGAAGCTTTGATAAGACTTGGGCTCATTACGGAAGATCAATTGACTGAATTTTTCAAGCAGCACATACCTAGCAGGGTAGTAGAGGAAATAAACACCTCTGAAATCCCCGCGGAAGTTTTGAACATCGTTCCCAGAAACTTAATAGAGAAGTATAAAGTAATTCCCTTTAAGGTTGAGAATAACAAACTCTTTATATACACCTTTGATCCTTACAACCAGGATATGCTAAACGAACTGAGGTTTATCACGAAAATGCACGTTATACCTTTTTACGCACCCCCTTCCGTTATAAATAAAGCTCTAGATGAGCTGTTCCCTAAAGTGACCGAAATACTCGAGGAGATACCAGCGGAAGAGATAGTTATAGAAAAGGTAGATGAAGAGGTTTCTCTCGATGAAGCCTTGAAGAGTGCGGATGCAGCACCTGTTGTAAAGCTCGCAAATCTAATAATTTACGAGGCTGTAAGGAGAGACGCCTCAGACATACATATAGAACCTCAAGAGAAAGTCTTGAGGGTGAGGTTCAGGATAGACGGTGTCCTGAGGATATTCAAGGAATTTCCACCTGTGATTAAAGACGGTTTAATAACCCGTATAAAGATAATGGCGAACATGGATATATCAGAGAGGAGAAAACCCCAAGACGGCAGGATAAGGGTAAACGTCTCGGGAAAGAAAATAGATCTCAGGGTAAACACGGTTCCAACGGTTTACGGTGAAAAGGTCGTTATGAGAATACAGGAGGCAGAAAAGTACTTAAAGGTAAAGCTGGAAGACCTAGGATTCGAACCGGATGACCTTGAAAAGTACAGAAGGGCTATATGGAAACCCTGGGGTATGATACTCGTATCTGGTCCTACGGGTTCCGGTAAAACTACGACGCTATACGCTTCTTTGATGGAGAGGAATACACCGGACGTGAACATAATGACTGTAGAAGATCCTGTAGAGGTCTCCATTCCCGGAATAAATCAGGTTCAGGTAAACGAGAAGATAGGACTTACCTTTGCAAACGTACTTAGAGCCTTCCTCAGGCAAGACCCAGACATAATCCTGGTTGGAGAGATAAGAGACTCGGAAACGGCGGAGATTGCGATAAGGGCTTCTCTCACGGGACACCTCGTATTTTCCACCGTTCACGCAAACGACGCTCCCACTACCGTAACGAGACTCGTCGACATGGGAATAGAATCCTTTCTTGTTGGAAGTTCCCTGATTCTCGTCGTAGCCCAGAGATTGATAAGAAAACTCTGTCCTAAGTGTAAAGAGAAAGCGGATATCCCGAAGGATGTTCTGCTGAGAATAGGTGTAATAGAGGATCCTTCCGAAGAAGTGGTTATATACAAAGCTCACGAGGGAGGGTGCGAGTACTGTAATTACACGGGGTATAAAGGGAGAACCGCTGTTCACGAGATACTGGAAGTTGACGACGACATAAAGGAACTCATAATAAGAGGAGCAACTCACGACGTAATAAGGAAGAAGGCGATAGAAAAGGGAATGAGAACCCTTTACAAGAATGGCCTTCTGAAGGTAAAGAGAGGAATAACATCTATAGAGGAAGTGAATAGGGTTCTGGCCGTTTAG
- the mtnC gene encoding acireductone synthase, with protein sequence MVKAILLDIEGTIAPLSFVKEVMFPYSKKKLREFLEKNWEKPEIKKIVQEVEKIEGRELSLEEAVQLFSRWIDEDRKITPLKELQGHIWEEGFKSGELKAPLYEDAYEKIKEWKEKGIPVYIYSSGSVKAQNLFFGHSVYGDIRNLFSGFFDTKIGSKRERSSYEKIAKEIGLPPHEILFISDNPEELKAAKEAGMKVIQSVREGVEPSGDFEKITSFRELEI encoded by the coding sequence ATGGTTAAGGCTATTCTTCTTGACATAGAGGGCACTATCGCACCCCTTTCCTTTGTAAAGGAAGTAATGTTTCCCTACTCAAAGAAGAAGTTAAGGGAATTCCTTGAAAAAAACTGGGAAAAACCTGAGATAAAGAAGATTGTGCAGGAAGTGGAAAAGATAGAGGGAAGGGAACTCTCCCTTGAGGAAGCAGTGCAGCTTTTCTCAAGATGGATAGACGAGGACAGGAAAATAACACCGCTTAAAGAACTTCAGGGACACATATGGGAAGAAGGATTCAAAAGCGGTGAGCTGAAAGCCCCCCTGTACGAAGACGCCTACGAGAAAATAAAGGAGTGGAAAGAGAAAGGTATTCCCGTTTACATATACTCTTCTGGTTCTGTAAAGGCTCAGAATCTTTTTTTCGGTCACAGCGTTTACGGGGACATAAGGAACTTATTTTCAGGTTTCTTTGATACGAAGATAGGAAGCAAAAGGGAAAGAAGTTCTTACGAGAAGATAGCCAAAGAAATAGGTCTTCCTCCTCACGAGATACTCTTTATCTCGGACAATCCGGAAGAACTCAAAGCTGCAAAAGAAGCGGGAATGAAGGTAATTCAGTCCGTAAGGGAAGGTGTTGAGCCGTCAGGGGACTTTGAGAAGATAACTTCTTTCAGGGAGCTGGAGATATGA
- a CDS encoding helix-turn-helix domain-containing protein has protein sequence MIGVGERIRKIREERGMSLEEFAKAIGISTKKLEEIEKGISRPCDATLVFIAKRFNVDYRWLALGERAKEPAGVT, from the coding sequence ATGATTGGAGTGGGAGAGAGGATAAGGAAGATCAGAGAAGAAAGGGGAATGTCCTTGGAGGAGTTCGCTAAGGCTATAGGCATTTCCACAAAGAAGCTCGAGGAGATAGAGAAGGGTATCTCCAGACCTTGTGACGCTACGCTCGTATTCATAGCGAAACGATTCAACGTGGATTACAGGTGGCTGGCACTGGGAGAGAGGGCAAAAGAGCCCGCAGGCGTCACTTAA
- a CDS encoding 1,2-dihydroxy-3-keto-5-methylthiopentene dioxygenase, with the protein MSRLRIYTESGELIKDITDPKEIAEELQKINVLFERWRANAPLKENASDEEIINAYKHEIDRLINKYGFQSYDVIAMTPEHPKKDELRQKFLKEHTHSDFEVRYFVYGDGVFYLHPNDKVYILHCTAGDLISVPPNTKHWFDMGENPNFKCIRLFTTPEGWVAEYTGSDIAEKFPKYEEVVNG; encoded by the coding sequence ATGAGCAGGTTGAGAATATACACGGAATCTGGAGAACTTATAAAAGACATTACTGACCCAAAGGAAATAGCTGAAGAACTTCAGAAGATAAATGTCCTGTTTGAAAGATGGAGGGCAAACGCACCCCTAAAAGAGAACGCAAGTGACGAAGAAATTATAAACGCTTACAAACATGAAATAGATAGGCTAATAAACAAATATGGATTTCAGTCCTACGACGTTATAGCTATGACGCCCGAACACCCTAAAAAAGATGAATTGAGACAGAAGTTCCTCAAAGAGCACACCCACAGCGACTTTGAAGTGAGGTACTTCGTTTACGGAGACGGCGTGTTTTACCTTCACCCAAATGACAAGGTTTACATACTCCACTGTACGGCGGGAGACCTCATCAGCGTCCCTCCGAACACTAAACACTGGTTTGACATGGGGGAAAATCCTAACTTCAAGTGTATAAGGCTCTTCACGACACCCGAAGGCTGGGTAGCCGAATATACCGGCTCGGATATAGCGGAAAAGTTCCCCAAGTACGAGGAAGTTGTAAATGGTTAA
- a CDS encoding pyridoxal phosphate-dependent aminotransferase: MRKGLASRVSHLKPSPTLTITAKAKELRAKGVDVIGFGAGEPDFDTPDFIKEACIRALREGKTKYAPSAGIPELREAIAEKLLKENKVEYKPSEIVVSAGAKMVLFLIFMAILDEGDEVLLPSPYWVTYPEQIRFFGGVPVEVPLKKEKGFQLSLEDVKEKVTERTKAIVINSPNNPTGAVYEEEELKKIAEFCVERGIFIISDECYEYFVYGDAKFVSPASFSDEVKNITFTVNAFSKSYSMTGWRIGYVACPEEYAKVIASLNSQSVSNVTTFAQYGALEALKNPKSKDFVNEMRNAFERRRDTAVEELSKIPGMDVVKPEGAFYIFPDFSAYAEKLGGDVKLSEFLLEKAKVAVVPGSAFGAPGFLRLSYALSEERLVEGIRRIKKALEEI, encoded by the coding sequence ATGAGAAAAGGACTTGCAAGTAGGGTAAGTCACCTAAAACCTTCCCCCACGCTGACCATAACCGCAAAAGCAAAAGAATTAAGGGCTAAAGGAGTGGACGTTATAGGTTTTGGAGCGGGAGAACCTGACTTCGACACACCCGACTTCATAAAGGAAGCCTGTATAAGGGCTTTAAGGGAAGGAAAGACCAAGTACGCTCCCTCCGCGGGAATACCAGAGCTCAGAGAAGCTATAGCTGAAAAACTACTGAAAGAAAACAAAGTTGAGTACAAACCTTCAGAGATAGTCGTTTCCGCAGGAGCGAAAATGGTTCTCTTCCTCATATTCATGGCTATACTGGACGAAGGAGACGAGGTTTTACTACCTAGCCCTTACTGGGTAACTTACCCCGAACAGATAAGGTTCTTCGGAGGGGTTCCCGTTGAGGTTCCTCTAAAGAAAGAGAAAGGATTTCAATTAAGTCTGGAAGATGTGAAAGAAAAGGTTACGGAGAGAACAAAAGCTATAGTCATAAACTCTCCGAACAACCCCACTGGTGCTGTTTACGAAGAGGAGGAACTTAAGAAAATAGCGGAGTTTTGCGTGGAGAGGGGCATTTTCATAATTTCCGATGAGTGCTATGAGTACTTCGTTTACGGTGATGCAAAATTTGTTAGCCCTGCCTCTTTCTCGGATGAAGTAAAGAACATAACCTTCACGGTAAACGCCTTTTCGAAGAGCTATTCCATGACTGGTTGGCGAATAGGTTATGTAGCGTGCCCCGAAGAGTACGCAAAAGTGATAGCGAGTCTTAACAGCCAGAGTGTTTCCAACGTCACTACCTTTGCCCAGTATGGAGCTCTTGAGGCCTTGAAAAATCCAAAGTCTAAAGATTTTGTAAACGAAATGAGAAATGCTTTTGAAAGGAGAAGGGATACGGCTGTAGAAGAGCTTTCTAAAATTCCAGGTATGGATGTGGTAAAACCCGAAGGTGCCTTTTACATATTTCCGGACTTCTCCGCTTACGCTGAGAAACTGGGTGGTGATGTGAAACTCTCGGAGTTCCTTCTGGAAAAGGCTAAGGTTGCGGTGGTTCCCGGTTCGGCCTTCGGAGCTCCCGGATTTTTGAGGCTTTCTTACGCCCTTTCCGAGGAAAGACTCGTTGAGGGTATAAGGAGAATAAAGAAAGCCCTTGAAGAGATCTAA
- a CDS encoding tRNA (5-methylaminomethyl-2-thiouridine)(34)-methyltransferase MnmD: MKREEYLKNYLESYLRKKEVSLTEEEFNVILREFLRFAYNPEESGQEIADTADGSKTLIHKTYGEPYHSQTAGAIRESLYKFVRPSRILEKAKERKVIRILDVGFGLGYNLAVALKHLWEVNPKLRVEIISFEKELLKEFPILPEPYREIHEFLLERVPEYEGERLSLKVLLGDARKRIKEVENFKADAVFHDAFSPYKNPELWTLDFLSLIKERIDEKGYWVSYSSSLSVRKSLLTLGFKVGSSREIGRKRKGTVASLKAPVPPMEENEVRKLVLSPFAVPMRDEKLDKEPLEILIDYLLKVYKISR, from the coding sequence ATGAAGAGGGAAGAATATTTGAAAAATTACTTAGAAAGTTATCTGAGAAAGAAGGAAGTTTCACTAACCGAGGAAGAATTTAATGTAATCCTGAGGGAGTTCCTGAGGTTCGCTTACAACCCCGAGGAAAGCGGGCAGGAAATTGCCGATACGGCGGACGGTTCAAAAACACTGATACACAAGACTTACGGAGAACCCTACCACAGTCAAACTGCGGGGGCTATAAGGGAGAGTCTCTACAAGTTTGTAAGACCCTCAAGAATTCTCGAAAAGGCAAAAGAAAGGAAAGTAATAAGGATTCTGGATGTAGGTTTCGGTCTCGGGTACAACCTGGCAGTTGCCTTAAAACACCTCTGGGAAGTGAACCCAAAATTGAGAGTTGAGATAATCTCCTTTGAGAAGGAACTGCTGAAAGAATTTCCTATCCTGCCGGAACCCTACAGGGAAATTCACGAATTTTTATTGGAGAGAGTCCCGGAGTACGAAGGGGAAAGACTTAGTTTAAAAGTACTTCTGGGAGATGCGAGGAAGAGGATTAAAGAAGTAGAAAACTTCAAAGCGGATGCTGTATTTCACGACGCTTTTTCTCCCTACAAAAACCCGGAACTGTGGACCTTAGACTTTCTGTCGTTAATTAAAGAAAGGATTGACGAGAAGGGGTACTGGGTCTCTTACTCTTCTTCCCTTTCGGTCAGGAAGTCATTACTTACTCTCGGTTTTAAGGTAGGCTCTTCAAGGGAAATCGGAAGAAAGAGGAAGGGAACTGTAGCGAGCCTGAAGGCTCCAGTTCCCCCTATGGAAGAGAACGAAGTCAGGAAGTTAGTCTTATCTCCCTTTGCGGTTCCTATGAGGGATGAAAAACTTGATAAAGAACCTCTGGAGATTTTGATAGATTACCTTCTTAAGGTTTATAAAATCTCACGATAA